GGTGAACTAACATTTAAAGttttttcattttacaatgtagaaaaaaaaagtttactaaAGTACTAGAGAGCAACAAACTGTTTATAGATACGAGTAGACTTAATGTCTTATTCGGGTAGGCTATACTGgatattttgttattaaaaatttaTAGCCTAATGAAGACTGGAGAGTCAGAAGGAATATTCGGGTGGGCAATATGAGTTAGCAATATACCTAAATATCCAGCATCATTAGCTCACAGTTTCAGAAAACTGGAATACAGAAACATACATTTCAGTTAGTCTAAATCTGTTAGACTAATATTATGAATGCCATCTAATCTCTTCACAAAGTGTTGCTGTTATTAAAAGTGAATGATGATCCTTTATTGATATTTTCACTCACGGTCATGTTCTGTTCAGTTTAGTTCCTGTCGTGTCTGCATGAGTTCTTGTTAGTTTCTATTGCTACATGTTAGTTATTATTTGGTTCAGCTGTTCCTGATTAGTTCCCTGTGTTAACCTGTGTGTATACAGTACTTcctgttttgtcttttttgttttttgctcacTGTTCTGTGTTGTctgttaataatttttaatatctgTTTCCCTGAGTTTCCCTGACTATTTGtatcttattctcctgcatcaTGCGCTTAATACAGCACATCCTGACAGATATGAAGAactaaaaattacaaatattccCATTGTAAATGCCATTCAAATACTTTTCTCTTTCCATATCTTCACTCTTGCAGTGTCATGGATTTGCAGGCATTGGAGACAGTTTCTGCGCTTCTAAATGAGGGAATTGTCTCTATCTGTAACATCTGCAAGTCCCTCTTGGATTCAGATCCCAAGACTGGCATGTGCTCCAATTACAAACAAATCAGGGAACATATTGAGCATGCTGAGCAGTGCCTGAACAAATCAGAGAAAATGTGtgaagaaaaactgaaatgtttggATGAATGCATGGAGAAACCTactaaagaaaaagaaaaggttgAGCAACAGAACAAGGAAAAACGCAAGACTATGGGTGAATTACACATCGAGATGAAATCTGCTGAAGAATCATTAAAGCATTCTGAAGCTGCTTTGGAGGAGGCTGAAAAAATTGTAGCATTAAGAAAAGATGAAATAAAAAGAGAGACGGGTAGGAAGAACACAGGTAAAGGTGTAGCAATAGCAGGGGCAGTACTGACTCCAATACCACTTCTGGGATTTATTGCTGGTGAGAAATCCTCTCTGATTCACTACTACTGAATTATGTTAATGAGTACAACTAACCAGTATTTGTGGCTGATATGATTTCTTGCTTTTCTTTAGGTTCAATAATGATGATCGCAGGAGGAAGTGTAATTGCTGTTGCCTCCAAGGCCATCAGGGATGCTGAAgatgaactaaaaaaaaatgagtcCCAAGTGAAAGAGAACAGCAATAAGGTGTCTAATTACCATTCCAGTATCTCAACCATACAGAATGAGATTAAAGAGACTGAGAAGGTGCTGAATAAATTTCAGAAGGGGATTGAAGAGGTGAAGCAGCATCTAAAGGTCACAGCTGATTTTCAGGAAATTGTCAGGAAAGCTGTGAGGCTTCTGAGTGATCTTAGTGGGAAAGTCACTGTACTGGAGAAGCAAACTCAATGTTTCATCCTTTGGGGGCCTGTGGTAAATGTCATGAAAGCTGTGATGAAGGCAGTAGTAAATGTTGCAGAGAATCGGCTCCTTTGTAATCAGGGTGTACCAGCCTTTATAAATGCTTTGAGGGAGAATGTTGGAGGACTAGCTTTATGCAACTCAGCCCAAAATTCTGAACATGACAGCTATTACTGATCATCTATAGTAGGATGCATAGAAACTACCAATTGTATGTATGCAAGTGAGGCAAGaaacaaataatgaaaatgaGGCATAACTTTGcaaatttgcaaaatgtaatatttctcAATAAAATCATGACATAACAACAAACAGTATCATAGTAAGACTTGTTGTATCTTAAATGTTAAtgaataatcagaacatttatCTAGAAACAACATCAACTGTTTATTTATATTGATAaacattttgttatattttatgcATGTAAATTTTTTACAAACAAAGGCCACAAAATCAAAAGTTTTTATAACACATATCTCTAGTAGATATAAATTCATGAATATAGCTGGCaaaatataataaagtattaaaatgtttatttaaaatgtaatgtttggTATATACATTTGTAGTTTGGCAAGTGTCCACTAGCAGCTGCACATTTGACAAATAGAGTTATGATGGTTTTTAAGCATGCTAATTTTGCTGTAACTAAGTTGAGCTTTGTCTGCAGCTATCTTTTagtctttttaaatatattttaatctttCAAGATTAATATgaatttcagttcattttagCATATTAtatttctttgattaatattttttcatgttGTTCTTTTTACGTTGTATAACATGCTTGTATAACATATGCCCTTGTTTGTATTCTCATTAGTactacaaacaaaaaaaaaacacacaaaaaagtactacaaacaatattgataataccaacattaaaataaaacatataccAATAATAATTTATTCCCACTTCTGTAAATAataaacatcatcatcatcatgatataaaaaagaataatgaCTGAATAACTTGATTATTTCaagtaaatgttaattttcatgACAGGCAGTATAACATTTTAGCAAGTAAATCACTGAGAAGAATAATAAAAGTGACCAGCAGATGGAGACAAACATTACCGTTTTTACACTCAACAATTCATTTGTAAAATTTCAAAGATGTTTTAAGATGCAGTTACAATTAGTCAGTTACAGTAAATTTGCCTCCCTAATGACACTTTAGAAcaataaattgttttttaaagtccTCAACCGTTCCATTGCTCCaattcattaatttaatttacaattcaTTTAAAATCGCACATCATTGTATGATACAtggtataaataaaaatcactaGTAGTAAGAAtaacaatgctgaataaaataacacttaacaTCAGGCTTTAAAAAATATCTGTAATGCCTCTTTTTGTGTGgatcatcatttataaaaccaACCTTGGGTGCTTTAGCTTTCAGAAACACATTGATAAATGATGCGGATAACACAGTATGTTTGCACAAAATGCAGCACGCATATGTATATTTAGAAAGGCAGTGGGTTTTCTCAATCACATAAGCTGTTCACAATAATATATGTGACCGCGTGTGTAACGCTTCTCATCTGACAGCACATAAATCACAGGCGGACACAGAGAACCGCGTTTCATGCGTTGTTTACTGTAACACAACAAGGAGAAACATATATCCTCTGGCGACACTCATAGGCCTATGCATCACCTCTCAGCATCAGAT
The Chanodichthys erythropterus isolate Z2021 chromosome 2, ASM2448905v1, whole genome shotgun sequence DNA segment above includes these coding regions:
- the si:dkey-85k15.4 gene encoding peptidoglycan DL-endopeptidase CwlO, with amino-acid sequence MDLQALETVSALLNEGIVSICNICKSLLDSDPKTGMCSNYKQIREHIEHAEQCLNKSEKMCEEKLKCLDECMEKPTKEKEKVEQQNKEKRKTMGELHIEMKSAEESLKHSEAALEEAEKIVALRKDEIKRETGRKNTGKGVAIAGAVLTPIPLLGFIAGSIMMIAGGSVIAVASKAIRDAEDELKKNESQVKENSNKVSNYHSSISTIQNEIKETEKVLNKFQKGIEEVKQHLKVTADFQEIVRKAVRLLSDLSGKVTVLEKQTQCFILWGPVVNVMKAVMKAVVNVAENRLLCNQGVPAFINALRENVGGLALCNSAQNSEHDSYY